The genome window GCCTCGGCGAGGGCCGCCGTGATGGCCAGGCCGAGTCCGGTACCGCCGCCGGAGCGGTTCCGGCCGTCGTCCACGCGGTAGAAGCGGTCGAAGATCCGCTGGGCGTGCTCGGGCGCGATGCCCGGACCGCGGTCGGACACCTCCACGACACCCATCAGCGCACCGGAAGGCACGTCCGTGCCCGCCGCCGCCAGGACGTCCTCGCCCGCGGTGCCGTGGTCCACTACGACCTGCACCGGCGTGCCGGCCGGCGTGTGCACGAGGGCGTTGCCGACGAGGTTCGTGAGAACCTGGCGCAGTCGCGCCGCGTCGGCCAGCACGCGGACCGGGGTCTCCGGCGCGTGCAACGCGATCTCGCGGTCCGGGTCCCGGGCCGCGGCGTCGTGCACCACGTCGGCCGCCAGTGGCAGCAGGTCGCAGTCGGTCAGGTCCATCGACCGCTCGCGGTCCAGCCGGGCGAGCAGCAGCAGGTCCTCGACCATCGCGCCCATGCGCACCGCCTCACCCTCGATGCGCGACATGATCCGCCGGACGTCCTCCTCGCGGTGGGAGTCGCTGCGCCGGTACAGCTCGGCGAACCCCCGGATGGAGGTCAGCGGGGTGCGCAGCTCGTGCGAGGCGTCGGCCACGAAGCGGCGCATCCGCTGTTCGGAGCGCTCCCGCTCGCGCATCGCCGCGGCCAGCCTGCCCAGCATCGTGTTCAGCGCCGCCCCGAGCCTGCCGGTCTCGGTCCGCACGTCCTGGTCGGGCACCCGGCGGTCGAGCTCACCGGCCGCGATGGCGTCGGCGGTGTGCTCGATCCTGGTGAGCGGGCGCAGGCCCAGCCGCACCGTGACGGCCGCGGTTGCCACCAGCGCCAACAGCACCACCGCCCCGGCGACCAGTTCGATGACGACCAGCTGGTGCACGGTGGCGTCGGCGCCGCCGAGCGAGAGCGCGAGCGCGATGGTCCGCCCGTCGGGCAGGTGCAGGGTGCGGACGCGCCAGTCCGCTCCGCCCGCGCGGTCCGGCACGGTGCCGATGGCAGGTCCCGCCGACGGATTGAGCAGCAGCGGCCCGCCGGTGTCACCCTCGGCCCTGCCCAGCATGTCGCCCGTCGGTCGGCCCGCGAAGTCGAAGAACAGCACGCGGAAGTCCGTCGGCAGCTCTCCGCGCCCGAGCGGCGGGCCGAGGTGTTCCAGCGGCCCCAAGGGCTCCGGCGGTGGTTTGCGCCCCTCCACCCACGGCCTCGACATCTCGGCGAGGCGGTCGTCGGTGCGGTTGACCAGCGAGCGTTCGAGCAGCGCGACGCTGCTGAAGCCCATGACGACCAGTCCGGCCGCCGCCGCCACGAGCAGGACTGCGAGCAACCGTCCGCGAAGCGTCCGCGGCAGCACCGGGGGCCTCATCGGCGGCCCTGCTCGTCCGGCGGGAGCCGTAGCACGTATCCGACGCCCCGGATGGTGTGTATCAGCGGCGGGGAGGTCGAGTCGATCTTGCGGCGCAGGTAGCTGATGTAGGACTCGACGACGCGGCTGTCCCCGCCGAACTCGTAGTTCCAGACCCGGTCCAGGATCTGGCTCCTGCTGACCACCTTCTCGGCGTTGACCATCAGGTAGCGCAGCAGCTTGAACTCGGTCGGCGACAGCGCGACCGGCCTGCCGCCGCGCCGGACCTCGTAGGCCTCCTCGTCCAGCTCCAGATCGTGGTAGCGCAACCGCGAGTCGGGCTCGTCGAGGTGCGCGGGGCGCACCCGGCGCAGGATCGCCCGCAGGCGCAGCACGACCTCGTCCAGGCTGAACGGCTTGGTGACGTAGTCGTCGCCACCGGCCGTGAGGCCCGCGATGCGGTCCTCGACCGCGTCGCGGGCGGTCAGGAACAGCACCGGCACCAGGTCACCGCCCTCGCGCAGCCGCCTGGCCACCGAGAACCCGTCCTGGTCCGGCAGCATCACGTCCAGCACCACGATGTCGGGGCCGAACTCGGACGCGGCGCGCAGCGCGTCGGCTCCGGTGGCGGCACCGCGCACCTCGAAGCCGCTCAGCCGCAGCGCGGCGGTGAGCAGTTCGAGGATGTTCGGCTCGTCGTCGACGACGAGCACGCGGGCGGCGGAGGTGTCGGAGTCAGCCACTTGACCAGGATCTCCCATCG of Saccharopolyspora erythraea contains these proteins:
- a CDS encoding sensor histidine kinase translates to MRPPVLPRTLRGRLLAVLLVAAAAGLVVMGFSSVALLERSLVNRTDDRLAEMSRPWVEGRKPPPEPLGPLEHLGPPLGRGELPTDFRVLFFDFAGRPTGDMLGRAEGDTGGPLLLNPSAGPAIGTVPDRAGGADWRVRTLHLPDGRTIALALSLGGADATVHQLVVIELVAGAVVLLALVATAAVTVRLGLRPLTRIEHTADAIAAGELDRRVPDQDVRTETGRLGAALNTMLGRLAAAMRERERSEQRMRRFVADASHELRTPLTSIRGFAELYRRSDSHREEDVRRIMSRIEGEAVRMGAMVEDLLLLARLDRERSMDLTDCDLLPLAADVVHDAAARDPDREIALHAPETPVRVLADAARLRQVLTNLVGNALVHTPAGTPVQVVVDHGTAGEDVLAAAGTDVPSGALMGVVEVSDRGPGIAPEHAQRIFDRFYRVDDGRNRSGGGTGLGLAITAALAEAHGGRVELARNCAGGCTFRVLVPLA
- a CDS encoding response regulator transcription factor, which gives rise to MGDPGQVADSDTSAARVLVVDDEPNILELLTAALRLSGFEVRGAATGADALRAASEFGPDIVVLDVMLPDQDGFSVARRLREGGDLVPVLFLTARDAVEDRIAGLTAGGDDYVTKPFSLDEVVLRLRAILRRVRPAHLDEPDSRLRYHDLELDEEAYEVRRGGRPVALSPTEFKLLRYLMVNAEKVVSRSQILDRVWNYEFGGDSRVVESYISYLRRKIDSTSPPLIHTIRGVGYVLRLPPDEQGRR